In Tsuneonella dongtanensis, a single window of DNA contains:
- a CDS encoding family 43 glycosylhydrolase — protein MDKNATVMPVAGAKPVVAEFVERPLSQASIAYASDGRLFVTGTPLDSTPRHGLQFWGRKGENQWERFAPRVIGPDLDATNPAVRWTAPHLTIVADKLFIAFADDQGCARIATGDVARPGADMAASACLAPDAPSPSLFVDDDGLGYLLWGGGWIARLAPGFAKLAEAPRFLKPDAANFAETFPAGKDWPVRTRIGTDGAFMVKHGGKYWLGSSEQTGRLRTATTDLFLAEGKTPYGPFSRRMLAVPHAGESSVASMPDGTLAASYDPVCEDDFAFFCHRIGIVPLEAVPDGRLRQAGRILTEDSAVAGRHALVTSKTMRDPSVTVGGDGAYYLVGTLDGYGYQFPDGGIKVWRSTDLENWTDLGFAWQWTGLSYEFGNIAELWAPEIRWVPAESTFYLAFSIMERGVGGKTWLFRSTSGKAQGPYENTGSSYLVKGIDGFLYPEGKDLYFLWGGGRLAKLNADRSGFVDKPTQLVDTAGDHIGYEGNGIIKVGDTYFVTGAEWHGPLRTHGTYDMMYAASQSIAGPYTRRRLGAPHGGHGTPFRDTEGRYWYTMFGNDPTAPWRMHFALVPIEIGDAMSIRTLPLEATPQHNAATGH, from the coding sequence ATGGACAAGAACGCCACCGTCATGCCGGTGGCAGGTGCAAAACCGGTAGTGGCGGAGTTCGTCGAGCGACCGCTTTCACAAGCCTCGATCGCCTACGCGTCCGACGGCCGATTGTTCGTCACCGGAACCCCACTCGATTCGACGCCGCGCCACGGTCTGCAGTTCTGGGGGCGCAAGGGCGAAAACCAGTGGGAGCGGTTTGCGCCTCGGGTGATCGGTCCCGACCTCGATGCCACCAACCCGGCTGTTCGCTGGACCGCTCCTCATCTCACCATCGTGGCTGATAAGCTGTTCATCGCTTTCGCAGACGACCAGGGATGCGCGCGGATTGCGACGGGAGATGTCGCGCGTCCGGGCGCCGATATGGCCGCCAGCGCCTGCCTTGCGCCCGATGCCCCGTCTCCTTCCCTGTTCGTCGATGACGACGGGTTAGGCTATCTGCTGTGGGGCGGTGGATGGATCGCCAGGCTTGCACCCGGTTTCGCGAAGTTGGCCGAGGCGCCGCGCTTTCTGAAGCCGGACGCGGCAAACTTTGCCGAGACCTTCCCGGCAGGCAAGGACTGGCCCGTTCGCACACGAATCGGCACCGATGGCGCCTTCATGGTCAAGCATGGTGGGAAATACTGGCTCGGGTCATCCGAACAGACGGGTCGGCTGCGCACGGCGACGACCGACCTGTTCCTCGCGGAAGGAAAGACACCTTACGGGCCATTCTCCCGCAGAATGCTTGCAGTTCCTCATGCCGGTGAGAGTTCGGTCGCGAGCATGCCCGACGGTACACTTGCCGCAAGTTACGATCCGGTGTGCGAGGACGACTTCGCCTTTTTCTGCCACCGGATCGGCATCGTCCCGCTCGAGGCCGTGCCCGACGGCCGGCTGCGTCAGGCGGGCAGGATCCTGACAGAAGACAGCGCGGTTGCCGGGCGGCATGCTCTGGTCACCAGCAAGACGATGCGAGACCCGTCCGTTACCGTGGGTGGCGACGGCGCCTATTATCTCGTCGGTACTCTGGACGGGTACGGTTACCAGTTTCCCGACGGCGGCATAAAGGTCTGGCGTTCGACCGATCTCGAGAACTGGACGGATCTGGGTTTTGCCTGGCAGTGGACAGGATTGAGTTACGAGTTCGGCAATATCGCCGAACTCTGGGCCCCTGAAATTCGCTGGGTTCCGGCGGAGAGTACCTTCTACCTTGCCTTTTCGATCATGGAGCGCGGCGTCGGCGGCAAGACCTGGCTGTTCCGCTCCACCAGTGGCAAGGCGCAGGGCCCGTACGAGAACACCGGCAGCAGTTACCTCGTCAAGGGAATCGACGGTTTCCTCTACCCCGAGGGTAAGGACCTCTATTTCCTTTGGGGCGGTGGACGGCTGGCCAAGCTGAACGCTGATCGCAGCGGATTTGTCGACAAGCCGACACAGTTGGTGGACACGGCTGGCGATCATATCGGCTACGAAGGCAACGGGATCATCAAGGTAGGCGACACCTATTTCGTGACGGGCGCCGAATGGCACGGACCGCTGCGCACGCATGGCACCTACGACATGATGTATGCCGCGTCCCAGTCGATCGCCGGACCGTATACGCGCCGCCGCCTGGGTGCGCCGCACGGGGGGCACGGAACGCCGTTCCGCGACACCGAAGGCCGGTATTGGTACACGATGTTCGGCAACGATCCGACTGCGCCGTGGCGCATGCATTTC
- a CDS encoding alkaline phosphatase D family protein: MPQERRFGRYEPENFNFPHSDIVANTIAHDPDFVFVAGDQYYEQNPTRVARDTPDADLDTLYRWQQWLVSFRDLVRDRPSVLLIDDHDVLQGNLWGNGGRVAPERDQNRGGYVWGIPLTQMVYRMQCGHNPDAVDPTPIDNDLPVSYTAFTYGGASIAVVEDRKWKTSAVQGEDMNVHRAELLGPRQEAFLATWKDMHPGKPKVLLSQSSWVCLQTDPEGRELTDFDSNGYPPLARYRATALAKAAGCVMLANDQHLPSLVRMGIDTHTDGPVQFVGPAGGSFWQRWFEPADRLDGARAGMEDRTGDWIDAFGNKIRVLAVANPKISFADFRKHNRGRSQAINDRALKSEGYGILRVDDPSRTFVFECWPWDKGPSDGDAAQYAGWPYTLSFDDV, translated from the coding sequence GTGCCGCAGGAACGGCGTTTCGGGCGCTACGAACCGGAGAATTTCAACTTCCCCCACTCCGACATCGTCGCCAACACGATCGCGCACGACCCGGACTTCGTGTTCGTGGCCGGTGACCAGTACTACGAGCAGAACCCCACCCGTGTAGCGCGCGACACACCGGATGCCGACCTCGACACGCTGTATCGCTGGCAACAGTGGCTGGTGAGCTTCCGCGACCTGGTGCGTGACCGGCCGAGCGTGCTGCTGATCGACGATCACGACGTGCTTCAAGGCAATCTCTGGGGCAACGGCGGTCGCGTCGCGCCGGAGAGGGACCAGAACCGGGGCGGTTACGTCTGGGGCATCCCGCTGACCCAGATGGTGTACCGCATGCAATGCGGCCACAACCCCGACGCGGTCGACCCCACTCCCATCGATAACGACCTGCCGGTGTCCTACACCGCATTCACTTATGGCGGTGCGTCGATCGCGGTGGTCGAGGACCGCAAGTGGAAAACCAGCGCCGTGCAGGGCGAGGACATGAACGTCCACCGCGCGGAGTTACTGGGGCCACGACAGGAAGCGTTCCTCGCGACGTGGAAGGACATGCACCCTGGCAAGCCCAAGGTCTTGTTGAGCCAGTCGAGCTGGGTCTGCCTGCAGACCGATCCCGAGGGACGCGAACTGACCGACTTCGATTCGAATGGCTACCCGCCGCTTGCGCGCTACCGCGCGACCGCGCTCGCCAAGGCGGCGGGCTGCGTGATGCTGGCCAACGACCAGCACCTGCCTTCACTCGTGCGGATGGGTATCGACACGCACACCGACGGGCCGGTCCAATTCGTCGGCCCGGCCGGCGGCAGCTTCTGGCAGCGCTGGTTCGAACCGGCGGATCGGCTCGATGGCGCACGCGCCGGGATGGAGGATCGGACCGGCGACTGGATCGACGCGTTCGGCAACAAGATCCGGGTTCTCGCGGTCGCCAACCCGAAGATATCGTTCGCCGATTTCCGCAAGCATAACCGCGGTCGCAGCCAGGCGATCAACGATCGGGCGCTGAAATCCGAAGGGTACGGCATCCTGCGCGTCGACGATCCGTCCCGGACCTTCGTGTTCGAATGCTGGCCGTGGGACAAGGGACCGAGCGATGGGGATGCGGCGCAATATGCAGGCTGGCCTTACACCCTTTCGTTCGATGACGTCTGA
- a CDS encoding TonB-dependent receptor plug domain-containing protein produces the protein MKQNSDAIVDSVVAEDIGKLPDITAVESLARITGVQVNYGEGGADGTRVRGLPDLTTTYNGREIFTAQGRAVALQDFPTSGVARIDVYKSATANLVEPGIAGLIDVRSRRPLDFRGDRIAGAIGGAHWYQSQRLGIEANVLVSKRWETGVGDMGLLVEGSYTDINFLDSLRINALNVISKNQPGLGTIYFPAFVNVKYPTADRWRPAVNSSFQWKPNSDLEFYADFLFQGFRGRGNGKNFLVNSGVQANLSNVVLLPDSNLVQSMTAQAGGQTNGNRSVITAKTDTYQAGSGLIYTSGPLRLSGDVAWTDSTYTQKNINFNYQINRPIRDFTFDSDVGEGGGAVLIQDIDLFDPSNYYITALRENGDRNHGRDLQGRLDAFYSLRRGLDQTFRTSARRSRSIRQARRATLRCRMTMHVFAARTAATLTWGRSTRRITTPRSIGILCEAAMRASRCSNAM, from the coding sequence ATCAAGCAGAATTCCGATGCCATTGTCGATTCGGTCGTGGCCGAGGACATCGGCAAACTGCCCGACATCACCGCGGTCGAATCGCTCGCGCGGATCACCGGCGTCCAGGTCAATTATGGCGAGGGTGGCGCCGACGGGACGCGCGTGCGCGGCCTCCCGGACCTGACGACGACCTACAACGGTCGCGAAATCTTCACTGCCCAGGGGCGCGCGGTGGCTTTGCAGGATTTTCCCACGAGTGGTGTGGCGCGTATCGATGTCTACAAATCGGCAACCGCGAACCTCGTTGAGCCTGGCATCGCCGGTTTGATCGATGTTCGCTCGCGTCGGCCGCTCGACTTCAGGGGCGACCGGATCGCCGGAGCCATAGGCGGCGCGCATTGGTACCAGTCTCAACGGTTGGGGATCGAAGCGAACGTGCTCGTCAGCAAGCGCTGGGAAACCGGCGTCGGCGACATGGGGCTGCTGGTCGAGGGATCCTATACCGACATCAACTTTCTCGATTCGCTGCGGATCAATGCGCTGAATGTCATTTCAAAGAACCAGCCCGGTCTCGGCACCATCTATTTTCCCGCCTTCGTCAACGTTAAATACCCCACCGCCGATCGTTGGCGGCCGGCTGTCAACTCGTCCTTCCAGTGGAAGCCGAACAGCGACCTCGAATTCTATGCCGACTTCCTGTTCCAGGGTTTCCGTGGGCGCGGCAACGGCAAGAACTTCCTCGTCAACTCGGGGGTGCAGGCGAACCTCAGCAACGTCGTGCTGTTACCCGACAGCAACCTCGTTCAGAGCATGACTGCCCAGGCCGGTGGCCAGACGAACGGCAACCGCTCCGTCATCACCGCCAAGACCGACACCTACCAGGCGGGCTCCGGGCTTATCTACACGAGCGGCCCGCTGCGTCTGTCGGGTGATGTCGCCTGGACGGATTCGACGTACACGCAAAAGAACATCAACTTCAATTACCAGATCAATCGGCCGATCCGCGACTTCACGTTCGACAGTGATGTCGGCGAGGGCGGCGGCGCGGTCCTGATCCAGGACATCGACCTGTTTGACCCGTCCAATTACTACATTACGGCGCTGCGCGAAAACGGCGATCGCAATCACGGGCGCGACCTGCAGGGGCGGCTCGATGCTTTTTACAGCCTTAGACGAGGACTCGACCAAACTTTCCGGACCTCAGCCCGTCGATCACGATCAATTCGCCAGGCGCGTCGTGCGACCCTACGGTGCCGAATGACGATGCATGTATTCGCCGCGCGAACGGCGGCAACCCTAACCTGGGGCCGGTCAACTCGACGAATTACGACGCCTCGCTCGATTGGTATTTTATGCGAGGCGGCAATGCGAGCGTCGCGCTGTTCCAACGCAATGTGA
- a CDS encoding TonB-dependent receptor domain-containing protein, which produces MGPVNSTNYDASLDWYFMRGGNASVALFQRNVNGFISTLTSDVPDGEFGTLRLTRPFNSGRGRIRGFEAGFRTFLRASFLSDFLDNFGVLANYTYIDATNELPALAAGDQPGRQAFTNVSKHIANAAVFYENKVMSLRAAYNYRSSFVSEYSSTNADPVFRPLVEDGRGSLDVNATLSPVENITLYASATNILGEAAQNRRAFNDAGDSFPFQTRFLESVYRLGVRFRF; this is translated from the coding sequence CTGGGGCCGGTCAACTCGACGAATTACGACGCCTCGCTCGATTGGTATTTTATGCGAGGCGGCAATGCGAGCGTCGCGCTGTTCCAACGCAATGTGAATGGCTTCATTTCCACTCTGACCAGCGATGTACCCGATGGGGAGTTCGGCACGCTTCGCCTCACACGGCCATTCAACAGCGGTCGAGGGCGCATCCGCGGGTTTGAGGCAGGATTCCGTACTTTCTTACGTGCGTCATTCCTGTCGGATTTCCTGGACAATTTCGGCGTGCTTGCAAACTATACGTATATCGATGCGACCAATGAATTACCGGCCTTGGCCGCGGGAGACCAACCCGGTCGCCAAGCCTTTACCAACGTGTCGAAGCACATCGCAAACGCCGCGGTTTTCTACGAAAACAAGGTGATGTCGCTGCGCGCGGCGTACAATTATCGTTCGAGCTTCGTATCCGAGTACTCGAGCACCAACGCGGACCCGGTTTTCCGTCCGCTGGTGGAGGACGGTCGCGGATCGCTTGATGTCAATGCCACGCTGAGCCCGGTCGAGAACATCACGCTCTACGCCAGCGCCACCAACATCCTGGGCGAGGCGGCACAGAATCGGCGTGCGTTCAACGACGCCGGCGACAGCTTCCCGTTCCAGACGCGCTTCCTCGAAAGCGTCTATCGACTGGGAGTACGGTTCCGCTTCTGA
- a CDS encoding family 43 glycosylhydrolase translates to MTRAIFAALALAGALPGCVSAQAAPPLAAAPIPKAEAYLFAHMTTPDYGGLYYAVSIDGANWSELNDGKRVKPDYRGHADITRGPDGAFYLVGNRMEPGPHIRIWRSTDLIDWQLESDFSYDLSALPGVMPGDDWFGAPKMTYDPDGNRWIMTFHSANRKKRAMPPGEVDEEFWSSMRTFYTTSKDRKTWTTARRLFPWDDVATIDTILRKADGEWWAIFKDERHPSSDVPTGKSIRLAHGPTATGPWSKPSGKISPNFHEAPQLLPRPDGSGWYIWAERYTGQGYTLQTADSMAGPWWQTFANKQTMAPANRHGGMIPITRAEYDRLVAHYGAVAAPTN, encoded by the coding sequence ATGACGCGCGCGATTTTCGCGGCGCTTGCCCTGGCGGGCGCCCTGCCCGGCTGCGTTTCGGCACAGGCGGCACCGCCCTTGGCCGCCGCGCCGATACCCAAAGCCGAAGCCTATCTCTTCGCGCATATGACCACGCCCGATTATGGCGGTCTGTATTACGCGGTCAGCATCGACGGAGCGAATTGGAGCGAGCTCAACGACGGCAAGCGGGTGAAGCCGGACTATCGCGGCCACGCCGACATCACGCGGGGACCCGACGGCGCATTCTACCTCGTCGGCAACCGGATGGAGCCGGGGCCGCACATCCGCATCTGGCGCTCGACCGACCTGATCGACTGGCAGCTTGAGAGCGACTTTTCCTACGACCTGTCGGCGCTGCCCGGCGTGATGCCCGGCGACGACTGGTTCGGTGCCCCGAAGATGACCTACGACCCGGACGGCAATCGCTGGATCATGACCTTTCATTCGGCCAACCGGAAAAAGCGTGCGATGCCTCCGGGCGAAGTCGACGAGGAATTCTGGTCTTCGATGCGGACGTTCTACACCACGTCGAAGGATCGCAAGACCTGGACCACCGCGCGGCGGCTCTTCCCGTGGGACGACGTCGCGACGATCGACACCATCCTGCGCAAGGCCGATGGCGAATGGTGGGCTATCTTCAAGGACGAGCGCCATCCCTCTTCGGACGTGCCGACGGGCAAGTCCATTCGACTTGCCCATGGTCCCACCGCCACCGGGCCGTGGAGCAAGCCCTCTGGCAAGATCAGCCCGAACTTCCACGAAGCACCGCAGTTGCTGCCGCGCCCCGACGGCAGCGGCTGGTACATCTGGGCCGAACGCTACACCGGCCAGGGCTACACGCTGCAGACCGCCGACAGCATGGCGGGGCCGTGGTGGCAGACCTTCGCTAATAAGCAGACCATGGCGCCTGCGAACCGCCACGGAGGAATGATCCCGATCACCCGCGCCGAATACGACCGGCTCGTCGCACATTACGGAGCCGTGGCCGCGCCAACGAACTGA
- a CDS encoding alpha-galactosidase, producing MPKTTIAILAALTLSACAAAAKPPASAPPTLIEQVAARPPMGWNSFDAWDSRIDEATYRKTVEFMADTLKPHGWDYAVIDYIWWNPTPGGHNVPGNFERRVGHPNVRLAPDGSLLDKREVTMDRYGRLLPSVERFPSAAGGKGFKPLADWVHSKGLKFGIHIMRGVHREAYYRNAPILGSKATARDIAKVGDHAAWLNNMFGVDWRQDGAQAYYDSIFKLYAEWGVDYIKADDMMGDCGGPNFGYSAGEIAMMRKAIDNSGRPMVLSLSCGEAPTGRADHLHANANMWRVSGDFWDEWDHLARSFQLLDKWSAWGGEHRWPDADMIPFGHLSLDNRPHGPDRMSKFSRDEHYTLMSLFSIARSPLMIGSELLSTPRETVDTFFGNDEVLYVNQHGRDPHQVVRIDDERGGSDTSKYYAVWISHDEANDDRFVALFNLGPAEKAVTFRFDDEDLRGAYKVRNLWTRTDEGTATREITRTLPSHGATLLRLSPVPGSDQNWVPRDEKGRVQNQ from the coding sequence ATGCCGAAGACGACAATCGCAATCCTAGCCGCTCTGACGTTGTCTGCCTGCGCCGCGGCGGCCAAACCACCGGCGAGCGCGCCACCGACCTTGATCGAGCAGGTCGCGGCGCGCCCGCCGATGGGCTGGAACAGCTTCGATGCGTGGGACAGTCGGATCGACGAGGCGACATATCGCAAGACCGTGGAATTCATGGCCGACACCCTGAAGCCGCACGGGTGGGATTATGCGGTCATCGACTACATCTGGTGGAACCCGACTCCCGGCGGCCACAACGTGCCCGGCAACTTCGAGCGGCGGGTCGGTCACCCGAACGTCCGCCTCGCGCCCGACGGGTCGCTGCTCGACAAGCGCGAAGTCACGATGGACCGGTACGGCCGCCTGCTGCCGTCGGTCGAACGGTTCCCTTCGGCCGCAGGGGGCAAGGGGTTCAAGCCGCTGGCCGACTGGGTCCATTCGAAGGGCCTCAAGTTCGGCATCCACATCATGCGCGGCGTCCACCGCGAAGCCTATTATCGCAACGCACCCATTCTCGGCAGCAAGGCGACCGCACGGGACATCGCCAAGGTCGGTGACCATGCGGCGTGGCTCAACAACATGTTCGGCGTCGACTGGCGGCAGGACGGGGCGCAGGCGTACTACGATTCGATCTTCAAGCTCTATGCCGAGTGGGGCGTGGACTACATCAAGGCCGACGACATGATGGGCGACTGCGGCGGTCCCAACTTCGGGTATTCCGCCGGCGAGATCGCCATGATGCGAAAAGCCATAGATAATTCGGGACGGCCGATGGTGCTCAGCCTGTCGTGCGGCGAAGCGCCGACCGGCCGCGCGGACCACTTGCACGCCAACGCCAACATGTGGCGCGTCTCGGGCGATTTCTGGGACGAGTGGGACCATCTCGCCCGCAGTTTCCAGTTGCTCGACAAATGGTCGGCCTGGGGTGGCGAGCATCGCTGGCCCGATGCCGACATGATCCCGTTCGGCCACTTATCGCTCGACAACCGACCGCACGGCCCCGACCGGATGAGCAAGTTCAGCCGCGACGAGCACTACACGCTGATGAGCCTGTTCTCGATCGCCCGCTCACCTTTGATGATCGGCAGCGAACTGCTGAGCACCCCGCGCGAGACGGTCGATACCTTCTTCGGCAACGACGAGGTTCTCTACGTCAACCAGCACGGACGCGATCCGCATCAGGTAGTCCGCATCGACGATGAACGCGGCGGCAGCGACACTTCGAAGTATTACGCGGTGTGGATTTCGCATGACGAGGCCAACGACGACCGGTTCGTGGCGCTGTTCAACCTCGGCCCTGCGGAAAAGGCCGTGACCTTCCGCTTCGACGACGAGGACCTTCGCGGTGCCTACAAAGTCCGCAACCTGTGGACCCGGACGGACGAGGGAACCGCCACGCGCGAGATCACGCGGACACTGCCTTCGCACGGAGCCACGCTACTGCGGCTCTCGCCGGTGCCGGGCAGCGACCAGAACTGGGTGCCGCGCGACGAGAAAGGCCGGGTGCAGAACCAATGA
- a CDS encoding sulfatase, with protein MRAALTGTFALALCGCAAASAPPSSIPVAPAPKVVAGAPDGGWRGYNVLLIALDDLNTDITAYGGNALTPNIDRLAASGTRFDQAYSVVPACNPSRTALLTGQRPETNGQYLNEGDFREKPGGESRITLPQFLRGKGYEAVAAGKIFHKPRGRSGEADPVSDPQSWDNQGKVATGTGGMEDYLDKDGWAKWLDGAGEYEGVPISEYIRKFGIWGPISQKAEETGDFQTARYCADYLSQRHDQPFFLACGLSRPHSPQLAPQEFFDLYPEAQVPYPDTRADDMVDVPKFAQKNWSTSFTRKLRSQPDEWRRAIRGYYASTSFADAAVGKILDSLERSGRAKDTIVVLLGDHGFQVGQKDRWEKFTLWDLGGHTTLVMRLPGESGVVGKPVSFLDLYPTLVSALGFERPGFVEGNDMMSLLRAPASAWDQPVVTTYQQGNNGVRWRNWNYIRYRDGSEELYDLSADPHEYTNLLAKDGARYDALRASLRAHIPAVTNPQQGYKPLG; from the coding sequence GTGAGGGCCGCCCTGACAGGGACGTTCGCGCTCGCCCTCTGCGGATGCGCAGCCGCGAGTGCGCCGCCGTCCTCCATCCCTGTTGCTCCGGCGCCGAAAGTCGTCGCGGGCGCGCCCGATGGCGGCTGGCGCGGCTACAACGTGCTGCTGATCGCGCTCGACGATCTAAACACCGACATCACCGCTTATGGCGGCAACGCATTGACACCGAACATCGACCGGCTGGCCGCGAGCGGCACGCGGTTCGACCAGGCCTACTCCGTCGTCCCGGCCTGTAATCCGTCGCGCACGGCGCTTCTCACCGGACAGCGGCCGGAAACGAATGGCCAGTACCTCAACGAAGGCGACTTCCGCGAAAAGCCGGGCGGCGAAAGCCGGATCACCCTGCCCCAGTTCCTCCGCGGCAAGGGCTATGAAGCGGTCGCCGCGGGCAAGATCTTCCACAAGCCGCGCGGGCGCTCAGGAGAGGCGGACCCGGTCTCGGACCCGCAAAGTTGGGACAACCAAGGGAAGGTCGCCACCGGAACCGGCGGGATGGAGGACTATCTCGACAAGGACGGCTGGGCCAAGTGGCTCGACGGCGCGGGCGAGTACGAAGGCGTTCCGATTAGCGAGTACATCCGCAAGTTCGGCATCTGGGGCCCGATCTCGCAGAAGGCGGAAGAGACCGGCGATTTCCAGACCGCGCGGTATTGCGCTGACTATCTGAGCCAGCGACACGACCAGCCGTTCTTCCTCGCCTGCGGCCTGTCGCGGCCCCACTCACCTCAACTGGCGCCGCAGGAATTCTTCGACCTCTATCCCGAAGCCCAGGTTCCCTACCCTGACACGCGAGCCGACGACATGGTCGACGTACCAAAGTTCGCGCAGAAGAACTGGTCGACCAGCTTCACCCGCAAGCTGCGCAGCCAGCCCGACGAATGGCGTCGGGCGATCCGGGGCTACTACGCCAGCACCAGCTTTGCCGATGCGGCGGTGGGCAAGATCCTCGATTCTCTCGAACGATCGGGCCGCGCCAAGGATACGATCGTGGTCCTGCTTGGCGATCATGGCTTTCAGGTGGGCCAGAAGGACCGCTGGGAAAAGTTCACGCTGTGGGACCTGGGGGGGCACACTACCCTGGTCATGCGCCTGCCAGGCGAGAGCGGAGTGGTCGGCAAGCCCGTATCGTTTCTCGACCTCTACCCGACGCTGGTGAGCGCGCTCGGGTTCGAGCGCCCCGGTTTCGTCGAAGGCAACGACATGATGTCGCTGCTGCGCGCGCCTGCGTCCGCTTGGGACCAACCGGTGGTGACGACGTACCAGCAGGGCAACAACGGGGTGCGCTGGAGGAACTGGAACTACATCCGTTACCGCGACGGCAGCGAGGAACTCTACGACCTCTCGGCCGATCCCCACGAATACACCAACCTGCTGGCGAAGGACGGAGCCCGCTACGACGCGCTGCGCGCCAGCCTGCGCGCGCACATCCCGGCAGTTACCAACCCGCAACAGGGATACAAGCCGCTCGGCTGA
- a CDS encoding sulfatase: protein MRLSGLAVLAAIALAGCTGTPRLGKGAPSADRPNILIVMTDDQSWPHASAYGSDLVDTPAFDRIARSGVLLDNGWVSAPSCGPSRASLITGQDFWRLGPAAMNHTIWQAGTETVFDHLARAGYATGFTGKGWAPGNYKVAGRTESPTGPGFNAHRIAQPGSKVSKVDYSANFDDFLKGAGDKPFLFWVGINEPHRPYFEGVGKLNGKVVEPGEVPDYVPDEPAARGDVADYAYEIEWADGELGEILDTLEKRGELSNTLIVFTSDNGMPFPRAKGMLYASGAHMPMAIAWPAGFAGGRRSAQFVQMPDFGPTIMAAAGLPIPTEMNGHDLLPMLRGQVQTLRDEAVMGMERHFPGGRPDGAGYPSRALRTAEWLFVRNYTPDAYPAGNPQSDVWPEDDPTGGFGDVDGGPTKTLIVKDRARLAQWYDRAFGKRPAEELYAVRDGKTEYVNLAADPKYAAVRKELSARLQRELVRREDPRAMGRGSEFDAWMRKYPVMGSNEAGLQ from the coding sequence GTGCGCTTGTCCGGATTGGCCGTGCTGGCCGCGATCGCATTGGCCGGGTGCACCGGCACACCTCGCTTGGGTAAAGGTGCGCCTTCAGCCGATCGCCCCAATATCCTCATCGTGATGACCGACGACCAGAGCTGGCCGCATGCGTCGGCTTACGGTTCCGACCTGGTGGACACGCCTGCATTCGACCGGATCGCGCGCTCCGGCGTGCTGCTCGACAATGGCTGGGTCTCGGCGCCGAGTTGCGGACCGTCGCGCGCGTCCCTGATTACCGGGCAGGATTTCTGGCGGCTCGGACCTGCCGCGATGAATCACACGATCTGGCAGGCAGGGACCGAGACGGTGTTCGATCACCTGGCTCGTGCCGGATACGCCACGGGCTTCACCGGCAAGGGCTGGGCGCCGGGCAACTACAAGGTCGCCGGCCGCACCGAATCGCCGACCGGACCCGGTTTCAACGCGCATCGCATCGCGCAGCCGGGAAGCAAGGTCTCGAAGGTCGATTATTCGGCCAATTTCGACGACTTCCTGAAGGGTGCCGGCGACAAGCCCTTTCTGTTCTGGGTAGGCATCAACGAGCCCCACCGGCCCTACTTCGAGGGCGTCGGCAAGCTGAACGGCAAGGTGGTCGAGCCCGGCGAGGTCCCCGATTATGTGCCTGACGAACCCGCGGCGCGCGGCGACGTGGCCGACTATGCCTACGAGATCGAGTGGGCCGACGGGGAACTCGGCGAGATTCTCGACACGCTCGAGAAGCGCGGCGAGCTGTCGAACACGCTGATCGTATTCACCTCCGATAACGGCATGCCGTTCCCACGCGCCAAGGGCATGCTTTACGCTTCGGGCGCGCACATGCCGATGGCCATAGCCTGGCCTGCCGGATTCGCGGGTGGCCGACGTAGCGCGCAGTTCGTCCAGATGCCCGATTTCGGCCCGACCATCATGGCGGCGGCAGGGCTGCCGATCCCGACGGAAATGAACGGACACGACCTGCTGCCCATGCTGCGCGGGCAGGTCCAGACCCTGCGCGACGAGGCGGTGATGGGCATGGAGCGGCACTTTCCCGGCGGGCGACCCGACGGTGCCGGCTATCCGAGCCGCGCTTTGCGCACTGCCGAATGGCTCTTCGTCCGCAATTACACGCCCGACGCCTATCCGGCGGGCAATCCGCAAAGTGACGTCTGGCCGGAGGACGACCCGACCGGAGGGTTCGGCGACGTCGATGGCGGTCCGACCAAGACGCTGATCGTCAAGGACCGCGCGCGCCTGGCCCAGTGGTACGACCGCGCCTTCGGCAAGAGGCCCGCCGAGGAACTCTACGCGGTGCGCGACGGGAAGACCGAGTACGTCAACCTCGCCGCCGATCCCAAGTATGCTGCGGTCCGCAAGGAGCTTTCGGCCCGGTTGCAGCGCGAACTGGTGCGGCGGGAAGACCCTCGCGCAATGGGACGCGGTTCGGAATTCGACGCGTGGATGCGCAAGTACCCGGTCATGGGTTCGAACGAAGCGGGGCTGCAGTGA